The Oncorhynchus masou masou isolate Uvic2021 chromosome 31, UVic_Omas_1.1, whole genome shotgun sequence genome includes a region encoding these proteins:
- the spire2 gene encoding protein spire homolog 2 isoform X1, whose protein sequence is MARSTNRSGKDGDSRVSAPTDRAEARDLSDPRELSLEEVLKSYEQPINEEQAWAVCYQCCSGLRMPRPATVTGGVSRVKDPSSILLLRDGMVSLQQQPCNNHDTDGPPLPPIAERQLVQSLGVAIYQALDWGLDDSEERELSPQLERLIERMAGGDHSLGADCGGGNGTTDEGYSGQEEEEEEGEEGPMRPVRTLRQVMTLCASRLANPALAPEHYQAVCRALFVETLELQTFLTKIRDTKKMLKKIKTEDPQEDRAEIDALKHTDWTRLWVQLMKELRQGVKLKKVQDQEFDPLPTEFSLTPFEMLMQDIRTRKFQLRKVMVDGDIPTRVKRNAHELILDFIRSRPPLKPASERNLPPPPQEKQSLHERVLAEIKQERKLKPVDPPSSKRSFGSLPCLAHTCPCDFKSTSCIDLSGSELGSRPPSRLRVLLKAPTLQEMEEMNMLEDEESPDSGELCRAESFPTSMKRDRSFSEHDLAELRGETLPSLSDCTHLEGAVMRRGERPWLHVLSGAGPPSTHRASLPVPGWMPPSPARLSLSSVNETTEGTETGSSSRNGNKHQWMEEFSHPVESLALTVDEVINVRRVLVKAEMEKYLQNKELYYNLRRGKVCCCCRIKFPLFSWPSTCLLCKRSVCGFCSAKMKIPSKKMAHIPVYTVGFHSSPKSHGRKSEVYKSLCTLSRRSVEEEFPHLYTSGCSLRDVCADCTKFVADVISSSRRSLDILNNTPKRESATPKPQPQPHASPQPPTLKRKDK, encoded by the exons ATGGCCAGGTCAACAAACAGAAGCGGCAAGGATGGCGATTCAAGGGTGTCCGCTCCCACGGACAGAGCAGAGGCTCGGGACCTGAGCGACCCTAGGGAACTGTCTCTTGAAGAAGTGTTGAAATCCTACGAGCAGCCCATTAACGAGGAGCAGGCTTGGGCTGTGTGTTATCAATGCTGCAGCGGGCTGAGGATGCCGCGCCCGGCCACTGTGACAGGTGGAGTTTCCCGTGTGAAGGACCCGTCCTCTATACTCTTACTCAGAGATGGGATGGTTTCCCTACAACAACAGCCCTGCAACAACC ATGACACAGACGGACCTCCCCTCCCACCTATCGCGGAGCGCCAG ctggtccagtctcTGGGCGTGGCAATCTACCAGGCCCTGGACTGGGGTCTGGATGACAGTGAGGAGCGGGAGCTGAGTCCTCAGCTGGAGCGGCTCATTGAGCGCATGGCAGGGGGAGATCACAGCCTGGGGGCTGACTGTGGTGGTGGCAACGGAACTACAGATGAGGGCTACAGtggtcaggaggaggaggaagaggaaggagaagaggggcCTATGAGGCCAGTGCGTACATTACGCCAGGTGATGACACTTTGCGCTTCCAGACTGGCCAACCCTGCACTTGCCCCTGAGCACTACCAAGCCGTGTGCCGAGCCTTGTTTGTTGAGACTCTGGAGCTACAAACTTTCCTGACCAAAATCCGAGATACCAAGAAG ATGTTGAAGAAAATCAAAACAGAGGATCCTCAGGAAGATAGAGCTGAGATTGATGCACTTAAACACACAGACTGG actcGTCTCTGGGTCCAGTTGATGAAGGAGCTGAGACAGGGGGTGAAGCTGAAGAAGGTGCAGGACCAGGAGTTTGACCCACTGCCCACTGAGTTCAGCCTCACACCCTTTGAGATGCTCATGCAGGACATCCGCACCCGCAAGTTCCAGCTGCGGAAAGTCATG GTGGATGGTGACATCCCTACGCGGGTGAAGAGAAATGCTCATGAGCTTATTTTGGACTTCATCAGGTCTCGCCCTCCACTCAAACCA GCGTCAGAGCGAAACCTGCCCCCTCCTCCGCAGGAGAAGCAGTCCCTCCATGAACGTGTCCTGGCTGAAATCAAACAAGAGCGCAAACTGAAACCTGTGGACCCACCCAGCTCCAAAAGAT CGTTTGGCTCCCTGCCTTGTCTGGCACACACTTGCCCGTGTGATTTCAAATCTACTTCCTGCATTGACCTGTCAGGCTCAGAGCTAGGGTCCCGCCCCCCTTCTCGTCTTCGTGTTCTGCTCAAAGCCCCTACTCTtcaagagatggaggagatgaaCATGTTGGAG GATGAGGAGTCTCCAGACAGTGGGGAGCTCTGCCGTGCTGAGAGTTTTCCCACATCTATGAAACGGGACCGCTCCTTCTCAGAACACGACCTGGCTGAGCTCAGGGGGGAGACGCTCCCCTCACTGTCCGACTGCACCCATCTGGAAGGGGCCGTGATGCGGAGGggtgagagaccatggttacacgTGCTCTCAGGGGCTGGGCCACCCTCCACGCACAGAG CCTCTCTTCCTGTGCCAGGCTGGATGCCACCTtcccctgcccgtctctctctcagctcagtGAATGAGACCACAGAGGGAACTGAGACCGGCTCCAGTTCTCGGAATGGCAATAAACACCAGTGGATG GAGGAATTCAGTCACCCAGTGGAGAGTCTTGCCTTAACAGTGGATGAGGTCATCAATGTGCGTCGCGTGCTGGTGAAAGCAGAGATGGAGAAGTACTTGCAGAACAAGGAACTGTATTACAATCTGAGGAGAGGCAAG GTGTGCTGTTGCTGCAGAATTAAGTTCCCCCTCTTTTCCTGGCCATCCACCTGCCTGCTCTGTAAAAG GTCTGTCTGTGGATTCTGCAGTGCAAAG ATGAAGATTCCTTCCAAGAAGATGGCCCACATCCCAGTCTACACTGTGGGCTTTCACAGCAGCCCAAAGAGCCATGGTCGCAAGAGTGAGGTCTACAA ATCTCTGTGTACTCTCTCCCGCCGGTCTGTGGAGGAGGAGTTCCCCCACCTGTACACCAGTGGCTGCAGCCTGCGGGATGTTTGTGCGGACTGCACCAAGTTTGTGGCTGATGTCATCTCGTCCAGCCGCCGGAGCCTGGACATCCTCAACAACACTCCCAAGAGGGAGAGTGCTACACCCAAACCACAACCCCAGCCTCACGCATCACCACAGCCACCCACCTTGAAGAGAAAAGACAAGTGA
- the spire2 gene encoding protein spire homolog 2 isoform X2, giving the protein MARSTNRSGKDGDSRVSAPTDRAEARDLSDPRELSLEEVLKSYEQPINEEQAWAVCYQCCSGLRMPRPATVTGGVSRVKDPSSILLLRDGMVSLQQQPCNNHDTDGPPLPPIAERQLVQSLGVAIYQALDWGLDDSEERELSPQLERLIERMAGGDHSLGADCGGGNGTTDEGYSGQEEEEEEGEEGPMRPVRTLRQVMTLCASRLANPALAPEHYQAVCRALFVETLELQTFLTKIRDTKKMLKKIKTEDPQEDRAEIDALKHTDWTRLWVQLMKELRQGVKLKKVQDQEFDPLPTEFSLTPFEMLMQDIRTRKFQLRKVMVDGDIPTRVKRNAHELILDFIRSRPPLKPASERNLPPPPQEKQSLHERVLAEIKQERKLKPVDPPSSKRCSELGSRPPSRLRVLLKAPTLQEMEEMNMLEDEESPDSGELCRAESFPTSMKRDRSFSEHDLAELRGETLPSLSDCTHLEGAVMRRGERPWLHVLSGAGPPSTHRASLPVPGWMPPSPARLSLSSVNETTEGTETGSSSRNGNKHQWMEEFSHPVESLALTVDEVINVRRVLVKAEMEKYLQNKELYYNLRRGKVCCCCRIKFPLFSWPSTCLLCKRSVCGFCSAKMKIPSKKMAHIPVYTVGFHSSPKSHGRKSEVYKSLCTLSRRSVEEEFPHLYTSGCSLRDVCADCTKFVADVISSSRRSLDILNNTPKRESATPKPQPQPHASPQPPTLKRKDK; this is encoded by the exons ATGGCCAGGTCAACAAACAGAAGCGGCAAGGATGGCGATTCAAGGGTGTCCGCTCCCACGGACAGAGCAGAGGCTCGGGACCTGAGCGACCCTAGGGAACTGTCTCTTGAAGAAGTGTTGAAATCCTACGAGCAGCCCATTAACGAGGAGCAGGCTTGGGCTGTGTGTTATCAATGCTGCAGCGGGCTGAGGATGCCGCGCCCGGCCACTGTGACAGGTGGAGTTTCCCGTGTGAAGGACCCGTCCTCTATACTCTTACTCAGAGATGGGATGGTTTCCCTACAACAACAGCCCTGCAACAACC ATGACACAGACGGACCTCCCCTCCCACCTATCGCGGAGCGCCAG ctggtccagtctcTGGGCGTGGCAATCTACCAGGCCCTGGACTGGGGTCTGGATGACAGTGAGGAGCGGGAGCTGAGTCCTCAGCTGGAGCGGCTCATTGAGCGCATGGCAGGGGGAGATCACAGCCTGGGGGCTGACTGTGGTGGTGGCAACGGAACTACAGATGAGGGCTACAGtggtcaggaggaggaggaagaggaaggagaagaggggcCTATGAGGCCAGTGCGTACATTACGCCAGGTGATGACACTTTGCGCTTCCAGACTGGCCAACCCTGCACTTGCCCCTGAGCACTACCAAGCCGTGTGCCGAGCCTTGTTTGTTGAGACTCTGGAGCTACAAACTTTCCTGACCAAAATCCGAGATACCAAGAAG ATGTTGAAGAAAATCAAAACAGAGGATCCTCAGGAAGATAGAGCTGAGATTGATGCACTTAAACACACAGACTGG actcGTCTCTGGGTCCAGTTGATGAAGGAGCTGAGACAGGGGGTGAAGCTGAAGAAGGTGCAGGACCAGGAGTTTGACCCACTGCCCACTGAGTTCAGCCTCACACCCTTTGAGATGCTCATGCAGGACATCCGCACCCGCAAGTTCCAGCTGCGGAAAGTCATG GTGGATGGTGACATCCCTACGCGGGTGAAGAGAAATGCTCATGAGCTTATTTTGGACTTCATCAGGTCTCGCCCTCCACTCAAACCA GCGTCAGAGCGAAACCTGCCCCCTCCTCCGCAGGAGAAGCAGTCCCTCCATGAACGTGTCCTGGCTGAAATCAAACAAGAGCGCAAACTGAAACCTGTGGACCCACCCAGCTCCAAAAGAT GCTCAGAGCTAGGGTCCCGCCCCCCTTCTCGTCTTCGTGTTCTGCTCAAAGCCCCTACTCTtcaagagatggaggagatgaaCATGTTGGAG GATGAGGAGTCTCCAGACAGTGGGGAGCTCTGCCGTGCTGAGAGTTTTCCCACATCTATGAAACGGGACCGCTCCTTCTCAGAACACGACCTGGCTGAGCTCAGGGGGGAGACGCTCCCCTCACTGTCCGACTGCACCCATCTGGAAGGGGCCGTGATGCGGAGGggtgagagaccatggttacacgTGCTCTCAGGGGCTGGGCCACCCTCCACGCACAGAG CCTCTCTTCCTGTGCCAGGCTGGATGCCACCTtcccctgcccgtctctctctcagctcagtGAATGAGACCACAGAGGGAACTGAGACCGGCTCCAGTTCTCGGAATGGCAATAAACACCAGTGGATG GAGGAATTCAGTCACCCAGTGGAGAGTCTTGCCTTAACAGTGGATGAGGTCATCAATGTGCGTCGCGTGCTGGTGAAAGCAGAGATGGAGAAGTACTTGCAGAACAAGGAACTGTATTACAATCTGAGGAGAGGCAAG GTGTGCTGTTGCTGCAGAATTAAGTTCCCCCTCTTTTCCTGGCCATCCACCTGCCTGCTCTGTAAAAG GTCTGTCTGTGGATTCTGCAGTGCAAAG ATGAAGATTCCTTCCAAGAAGATGGCCCACATCCCAGTCTACACTGTGGGCTTTCACAGCAGCCCAAAGAGCCATGGTCGCAAGAGTGAGGTCTACAA ATCTCTGTGTACTCTCTCCCGCCGGTCTGTGGAGGAGGAGTTCCCCCACCTGTACACCAGTGGCTGCAGCCTGCGGGATGTTTGTGCGGACTGCACCAAGTTTGTGGCTGATGTCATCTCGTCCAGCCGCCGGAGCCTGGACATCCTCAACAACACTCCCAAGAGGGAGAGTGCTACACCCAAACCACAACCCCAGCCTCACGCATCACCACAGCCACCCACCTTGAAGAGAAAAGACAAGTGA
- the chst6 gene encoding carbohydrate sulfotransferase 6 has protein sequence MPRFRLTPPTVVFLLLLQGVAVVLLFGWYVQLIPCGSPPSQGKVHVLLLSSWRSGSSFLGQVFSQHPSVFYLMEPSWHVWTTLQMPGARALRMAVRDLMRSVFQCDMSVMDAYTPAQHNMSALFMWSHSRALCSPPACQLTPRHLFSNETECKQKCDRPGLQGAEEACRTYSHVVLKEVRFFELDSLYPLLQDPTLDLRIIHLVRDPRAVARSREQSAKALVKDNALVLEQGNTKVDDTQYGVMQEICRSHIRIHERAMLKPPDFLRGRYKMVRYEDMVRDPLTEIDSMYQFVGLEMTQSLQEWIYKVTHGKGKGTKKEAFQITSRNAADVSQAWRTTLPHDKVRNIQEVCKGAMSLLGYRTVDSEKEQKKLDVDLLTPRERYHFSWLPSKTDNKKQ, from the coding sequence ATGCCGCGCTTCAGACTAACGCCACCGACCGTGGTGTTCCTGCTGCTTCTGCAGGGAGTGGCTGTGGTGCTGCTGTTTGGATGGTATGTCCAGCTCATTCCTTGTGGTAGCCCTCCTTCCCAGGGCAAGGTCCACGTGCTCCTGCTGTCTTCATGGCGGTCTGGATCCTCCTTCCTGGGCCAGGTGTTCAGCCAGCACCCGTCTGTCTTCTACCTGATGGAGCCATCGTGGCATGTGTGGACCACTCTGCAGATGCCTGGAGCCCGGGCTCTGCGCATGGCGGTGAGAGACCTGATGCGCAGCGTCTTCCAGTGTGACATGTCTGTCATGGATGCCTACACTCCCGCCCAGCACAACATGTCAGCCCTCTTTATGTGGAGCCACAGCCGTGCCCTGTGCTCTCCCCCTGCCTGCCAGCTCACACCCCGCCACCTCTTCAGCAACGAGACAGAGTGCAAGCAGAAGTGTGACAGGCCTGGCCTGCAGGGGGCAGAAGAGGCCTGTCGGACCTACAGCCATGTGGTGCTCAAAGAGGTGCGCTTCTTTGAGCTAgactccctgtaccctctcctgcAGGACCCCACTCTGGACCTGCGCATCATCCACCTGGTGAGAGACCCGCGGGCCGTGGCGCGTTCCAGGGAGCAGTCAGCCAAAGCCCTAGTGAAGGATAATGCCCTGGTCCTGGAGCAAGGCAACACCAAGGTGGATGACACACAGTATGGCGTTATGCAGGAGATATGCCGCAGCCACATCCGCATCCACGAGAGGGCCATGCTCAAACCTCCAGACTTTCTACGTGGACGTTACAAGATGGTACGCTACGAGGACATGGTGAGAGACCCCTTGACAGAGATTGACAGTATGTATCAGTTTGTGGGGCTGGAGATGACACAGTCACTACAGGAGTGGATCTATAAGGTCACCCACGGTAAGGGCAAGGGCACCAAGAAGGAGGCCTTCCAAATCACCTCCCGCAACGCAGCAGACGTCTCTCAGGCTTGGCGTACTACTTTGCCCCATGACAAGGTAAGGAACATCCAGGAGGTGTGTAAGGGCGCCATGTCATTGCTGGGGTATAGGACCGTTGACAGTGAGAAAGAACAGAAGAAACTTGACGTGGACCTTCTGACTCCCCGTGAACGATATCACTTCAGCTGGCTCCCTTCCAAAACTGACAATAAAAAACAATGA
- the LOC135524484 gene encoding beta-2-syntrophin-like isoform X2, whose protein sequence is MAVWTRADKNGQLDLLLRDRWIRVAAELTRETFTLTAETEISGHGNNLDYTNSAGLRNGTSNGNDPGLASGNSNRGQTLNPELHPNHGALGRSGSPARGGINRGHYDGFNSPSPGKYNRDNGTNSDFGSPGSSYGSPGSSFSSRHGETSINLESGASEAVRKVRVVKQESGGLGISIKGGRENRMPILISKIFPGLAADQSRALRVGDAILSVNGNDLREATHDLAVQSLKKAGKEVTLEVKYIREVSPLFKKPSLVADLPWDGVRPQSPNFSGSEDSGSPKHSGAKDRKVILLKMCFISRNLTMPDLENRLLELHSPDGQHTVVMRCKDGPSAHSWFTAIHTNIAALLPQTLAHINSYLGSSTTGSHPQLKHISWLAEQVQLDGGRHQFRPIVMALTEKDILLFESVPWNREAWSTPMLTHPLLATRLVHSGSARSSPAQGADLVFATRTGTGRGIESHVFRVETHWDLSSWTRALVQGAHAAAELIKEVSIGCMLNRQDVRLILHYEKGFTVTREPGETAGGAVLFRYPFEKLKMSADDGIRNLYLDFGGPEGEMVFDLHSGPKPMVFVLHSFLSAKLTRLGLLT, encoded by the exons ATGGCTGTCTGGACACGAGCGGACAAAAATGGTCAATTAGATCTTTTGCTCCGGGACCGCTGGATCCGGGTAGCGGCCGAATTGACCCGCGAGACTTTCACATTAACGGCCGAAACAGAGATAAGCGGACACGGGAACAACTTGGATTACACCAATTCAGCGGGCCTGCGGAATGGAACGTCTAACGGAAACGACCCGGGTTTAGCGTCGGGAAATTCGAACCGTGGTCAAACCTTAAACCCAGAACTACATCCGAACCATGGTGCGCTAGGACGAAGCGGTAGCCCAGCGCGCGGGGGCATCAACCGGGGTCACTACGACGGTTTTAATAGCCCCAGCCCTGGCAAGTATAATCGTGATAACGGTACGAACTCTGATTTTGGCAGCCCGGGGTCCAGTTACGGTAGTCCTGGATCTAGCTTCAGTTCCAGGCATGGTGAAACTTCCATCAATTTAGAATCCGGCGCATCAGAAGCTGTGCGTAAAGTTAGAGTTGTAAAACAAGAGTCTGGCGGGTTGGGGATCAGTATCAAGGGGGGTCGGGAAAACCGAATGCCCATCCTCATATCCAAGATCTTCCCCGGACTTGCAGCTGATCAGAGTCGGGCTCTTCGGGTCGGCGACGCGATCCTGTCAGTAAATGGAAATGACCTCAGGGAGGCTACGCATGATCTAGCGGTGCAGTCTCTAAAAAAGGCCGGGAAAGAGGTTACGCTTGAGG TTAAATATATCAGAGAGGTTTCCCCACtatttaagaagccctccttGGTGGCAGACCTGCCGTGGGATGGGGTGCGTCCTCAGTCCCCCAACTTCAGTGGCAGTGAGGACTCTGGGTCCCCCAAACACAGTGGGGCCAAGGACAGGAAGGTCATCCTCCTCAAAATGTGCTTTATCAGCAGGAACTTGACCATGCCTGACCTGGAGAACAG GCTCTTGGAGCTGCACTCCCCTGATGGCCAGCACACGGTAGTGATGCGCTGTAAGGATGGCCCCAGCGCCCACTCCTGGTTCACAGCCATCCACACCAACATTGCTGCCCTGCTGCCCCAGACTCTGGCCCACATCAACTCCTATCTGGGCTCCAGCACCACTGGGTCACACCCCCAACTCAAACACATCAGCTGGCTGGCAGAACAG GTCCAGCTGGATGGTGGGCGGCACCAGTTCCGACCAATCGTCATGGCACTGACAGAGAAAGATATCCTGCTGTTTGAATCAGTGCCATGGAACCGCGAAGCCTGGTCCACACCCATGCTCACACACCCACTACTTGCCACAAG ACTGGTGCACTCTGGCAGTGCCCGCAGTTCCCCGGCACAGGGGGCAGACCTGGTGTTTGCCACTCGGACGGGTACAGGGCGGGGCATCGAGTCCCATGTGTTCCGGGTGGAGACACACTGGGACCTGTCCTCGTGGACCCGGGCCCTGGTGCAGGGGGCGCATGCTGCCGCAGAACTCATTAAGGAGGTCTCcattg GTTGCATGCTGAACAGGCAGGACGTTCGCCTCATACTGCACTATGAGAAGGGCTTCACTGTGACCCGGGAGCCAGGAGAGACTGCAGGGGGTGCTGTGCTCTTCAGATACCCCTTCGAGAAGCTCAAGATGTCTGCAGATGACGGGATCCGCAACCTCTATCTGGACTTTGGGGGTCCAGAGGGTGAAATG GTGTTTGACCTGCACTCTGGCCCCAAGCccatggtgtttgttcttcattcCTTTCTGTCTGCCAAACTGACTCGTCTGGGCCTGCTGACGTGA
- the LOC135524484 gene encoding beta-2-syntrophin-like isoform X1, giving the protein MAVWTRADKNGQLDLLLRDRWIRVAAELTRETFTLTAETEISGHGNNLDYTNSAGLRNGTSNGNDPGLASGNSNRGQTLNPELHPNHGALGRSGSPARGGINRGHYDGFNSPSPGKYNRDNGTNSDFGSPGSSYGSPGSSFSSRHGETSINLESGASEAVRKVRVVKQESGGLGISIKGGRENRMPILISKIFPGLAADQSRALRVGDAILSVNGNDLREATHDLAVQSLKKAGKEVTLEVKYIREVSPLFKKPSLVADLPWDGVRPQSPNFSGSEDSGSPKHSGAKDRKVILLKMCFISRNLTMPDLENSKIMMRTVDSQRLLELHSPDGQHTVVMRCKDGPSAHSWFTAIHTNIAALLPQTLAHINSYLGSSTTGSHPQLKHISWLAEQVQLDGGRHQFRPIVMALTEKDILLFESVPWNREAWSTPMLTHPLLATRLVHSGSARSSPAQGADLVFATRTGTGRGIESHVFRVETHWDLSSWTRALVQGAHAAAELIKEVSIGCMLNRQDVRLILHYEKGFTVTREPGETAGGAVLFRYPFEKLKMSADDGIRNLYLDFGGPEGEMVFDLHSGPKPMVFVLHSFLSAKLTRLGLLT; this is encoded by the exons ATGGCTGTCTGGACACGAGCGGACAAAAATGGTCAATTAGATCTTTTGCTCCGGGACCGCTGGATCCGGGTAGCGGCCGAATTGACCCGCGAGACTTTCACATTAACGGCCGAAACAGAGATAAGCGGACACGGGAACAACTTGGATTACACCAATTCAGCGGGCCTGCGGAATGGAACGTCTAACGGAAACGACCCGGGTTTAGCGTCGGGAAATTCGAACCGTGGTCAAACCTTAAACCCAGAACTACATCCGAACCATGGTGCGCTAGGACGAAGCGGTAGCCCAGCGCGCGGGGGCATCAACCGGGGTCACTACGACGGTTTTAATAGCCCCAGCCCTGGCAAGTATAATCGTGATAACGGTACGAACTCTGATTTTGGCAGCCCGGGGTCCAGTTACGGTAGTCCTGGATCTAGCTTCAGTTCCAGGCATGGTGAAACTTCCATCAATTTAGAATCCGGCGCATCAGAAGCTGTGCGTAAAGTTAGAGTTGTAAAACAAGAGTCTGGCGGGTTGGGGATCAGTATCAAGGGGGGTCGGGAAAACCGAATGCCCATCCTCATATCCAAGATCTTCCCCGGACTTGCAGCTGATCAGAGTCGGGCTCTTCGGGTCGGCGACGCGATCCTGTCAGTAAATGGAAATGACCTCAGGGAGGCTACGCATGATCTAGCGGTGCAGTCTCTAAAAAAGGCCGGGAAAGAGGTTACGCTTGAGG TTAAATATATCAGAGAGGTTTCCCCACtatttaagaagccctccttGGTGGCAGACCTGCCGTGGGATGGGGTGCGTCCTCAGTCCCCCAACTTCAGTGGCAGTGAGGACTCTGGGTCCCCCAAACACAGTGGGGCCAAGGACAGGAAGGTCATCCTCCTCAAAATGTGCTTTATCAGCAGGAACTTGACCATGCCTGACCTGGAGAACAG TAAGATAATGATGAGGACTGTCGACTCCCAAAGGCTCTTGGAGCTGCACTCCCCTGATGGCCAGCACACGGTAGTGATGCGCTGTAAGGATGGCCCCAGCGCCCACTCCTGGTTCACAGCCATCCACACCAACATTGCTGCCCTGCTGCCCCAGACTCTGGCCCACATCAACTCCTATCTGGGCTCCAGCACCACTGGGTCACACCCCCAACTCAAACACATCAGCTGGCTGGCAGAACAG GTCCAGCTGGATGGTGGGCGGCACCAGTTCCGACCAATCGTCATGGCACTGACAGAGAAAGATATCCTGCTGTTTGAATCAGTGCCATGGAACCGCGAAGCCTGGTCCACACCCATGCTCACACACCCACTACTTGCCACAAG ACTGGTGCACTCTGGCAGTGCCCGCAGTTCCCCGGCACAGGGGGCAGACCTGGTGTTTGCCACTCGGACGGGTACAGGGCGGGGCATCGAGTCCCATGTGTTCCGGGTGGAGACACACTGGGACCTGTCCTCGTGGACCCGGGCCCTGGTGCAGGGGGCGCATGCTGCCGCAGAACTCATTAAGGAGGTCTCcattg GTTGCATGCTGAACAGGCAGGACGTTCGCCTCATACTGCACTATGAGAAGGGCTTCACTGTGACCCGGGAGCCAGGAGAGACTGCAGGGGGTGCTGTGCTCTTCAGATACCCCTTCGAGAAGCTCAAGATGTCTGCAGATGACGGGATCCGCAACCTCTATCTGGACTTTGGGGGTCCAGAGGGTGAAATG GTGTTTGACCTGCACTCTGGCCCCAAGCccatggtgtttgttcttcattcCTTTCTGTCTGCCAAACTGACTCGTCTGGGCCTGCTGACGTGA